A stretch of Primulina tabacum isolate GXHZ01 chromosome 13, ASM2559414v2, whole genome shotgun sequence DNA encodes these proteins:
- the LOC142522148 gene encoding uncharacterized protein LOC142522148, whose translation MEVLKKKKKRESIASMADYHHVYKDVEGASTQWDDIQRKLGNLPPKPSPFKPPAFAPAEDEDLKPKCKAWIDQKTEHELEDLEDDLDDDRFLQEYRKKRLSEMRKSAKIVRFGSVIPISGSDFVREVSQAPPEVWVVVMLFKDGYPECRLLLQCLEQLATRYPATKFVKIISTECIPNYPDCNLPTLLVYNIGAVKATHVGVRSFGRRSTPESVALVLCQRDPVLNDGHGSEQSREAVLDEVRKKLVERVVRDHVDDNDDESSSE comes from the exons atggaagttttaaaaaaaaaaaagaagcgaGAGAGTATCGCATCGATGGCGGATTATCACCATGTTTACAAAGATGTGGAAGGGGCGTCGACACAGTGGGATGACATTCAAAGAAAACTGGGAAATCTTCCCCCAAAACCGTCACCATTCAAGCCACCGGCTTTTGCACCAGCTGAGGATGAAGATTTGAAGCCCAAATGCAAGGCCTGGATCGATCAGAAGACAGAGCATGAGCTTGAAGACCTCGAAGATGATCTAGATGACGATCGCTTCCTCCAAGAATATAG GAAGAAGAGGTTGTCTGAGATGAGAAAATCAGCGAAGATTGTGAGGTTTGGATCTGTGATTCCTATCTCTGGATCGGATTTCGTTCGTGAAGTTTCCCAAGCCCCGCCAGAAGTTTGGGTCGTTGTGATGCTATTCAAAGATGG ATATCCAGAATGTCGGCTGCTTTTGCAATGTTTAGAACAATTGGCGACAAGATATCCCGCTACAAAATTTGTCAAAATCATATCTACAGAGTGCATTCCCAACTATCCAGATTGTAACCTTCCCACTTTGCTTGTCTATAATATTGGTGCTGTTAAGGCAACTCATGTGGGAGTGCGCAGCTTTGGTCGAAGATCAACCCCTGAAA GTGTTGCCTTAGTTCTCTGTCAGCGGGATCCTGTACTAAATGACGGGCATGGTAGTGAGCAATCCAGGGAAGCCGTCCTTGATGAAGTGCGGAAGAAGCTCGTGGAGAGGGTTGTTAGAGACCATGTAGATGATAACGATGATGAATCGTCAAGTGAATGA
- the LOC142522147 gene encoding putative receptor-like protein kinase At2g42960 isoform X2, whose protein sequence is MSTESLSTELSKKYGDLKLWVLICVCISAFIVLIIGILSIWVMFTKKSRKTSDKYSLSQIPNVSKEIKVDKVGNQYMNDHTESLFLTIDDKANDKKSEKMLVHLSRSKSSEGDNISQCSSIYHHERAFSSQSGEEGSSGNACKQSSFSYGLVMASPLVGLPETSHLGWGHWFTLRDLEIATSRFSADYIIGEGGYGIVYRGKLVNGSEVAVKRLLNNLGQAEKEFRVEVEAIGHVRHKNLVRLLGYCIEGVHRMLVYEYVNKGNLEQWLHGSMKQLGTFTWEARMKVLIGTAKALAYLHEAIEPKVVHRDIKSSNILIDDEFNAKVSDFGLAKLLGSGESHITTRVMGTFGYVAPEYANTGLLNEKSDVYSFGVLLLEAVTGRDPVDYGRPANEVNLVEWLKMMVGNRRAEEVVDPDLEVRPTTRSLKRALLVALRCVDPDSEKRPKMSQVVQMLETEEVPLS, encoded by the exons ATGTCAACCGAAAGTTTAAGCACCGAGTTATCAAAGAAATACGGGGATCTGAAACTATGGGTTTTGATTTGTGTGTGTATTAGTGCCTTTATAGTATTAATTATTGGAATATTATCTATATGGGTCATGTTTACCAAAAAATCTCGAAAGACCTCAGACAAATATTCACTCTCTCAAATCCCTAATGTCTCAAAAGAAATCAAAGTTGACAAAGTTGGGAATCAATATATGAACGATCACACCGAGAGTCTATTCTTGACCATTGATGACAAAGCAAATGATAAGAAATCGGAGAAGATGTTAGTTCATTTAAGTAGGAGTAAATCAAGTGAGGGTGATAATATCAGCCAATGCAGTTCAATATATCATCATGAAAGGGCCTTTAGTTCTCAGTCAGGAGAGGAAGGAAGTTCAGGGAATGCCTGCAAACAATCTTCTTTTTCTTACGGGCTTGTTATGGCATCTCCTTTAGTTGGCTTGCCCGAAACGTCTCATCTTGGATGGGGACACTGGTTCACTCTTAGGGACCTCGAAATTGCAACAAGTCGCTTCTCAGCTGATTATATTATTGGAGAAGGTGGATATGGGATCGTTTATCGAGGAAAATTGGTGAATGGGAGTGAGGTTGCGGTCAAGAGACTTCTTAACAATCT TGGTCAAGCGGAGAAAGAATTTAGGGTCGAAGTAGAGGCTATTGGCCATGTTCGACACAAGAATCTTGTGCGTCTTCTTGGCTATTGCATAGAAGGAGTTCACAG AATGTTGGTGTATGAGTATGTCAACAAAGGCAACTTGGAACAGTGGCTTCACGGATCTATGAAACAACTTGGTACTTTTACATGGGAAGCCCGCATGAAAGTTCTTATTGGCACAGCAAAAGC GCTGGCTTATTTGCATGAAGCTATTGAACCGAAAGTTGTTCATCGTGACATAAAATCTAGTAACATCTTGATTGATGATGAGTTCAACGCAAAGGTTTCTGATTTTGGATTGGCTAAGCTGTTGGGATCTGGAGAAAGCCATATAACAACAAGAGTTATGGGGACGTTTGG TTATGTCGCTCCCGAATATGCAAATACTGGCTTGTTGAATGAAAAGAGTGATGTTTATAGTTTTGGTGTTCTGCTACTAGAAGCTGTCACAGGAAGAGACCCGGTGGATTATGGGCGTCCAGCGAATGAG GTTAATCTTGTTGAGTGGCTCAAAATGATGGTTGGGAACCGGAGAGCTGAGGAAGTCGTGGATCCTGATCTTGAAGTCAGGCCCACAACCCGTTCCTTGAAACGTGCCCTTTTGGTTGCTCTTAGGTGTGTTGACCCTGATTCAGAGAAACGCCCCAAAATGAGTCAGGTGGTTCAAATGCTTGAAACTGAGGAAGTTCCCTTATCGTGA
- the LOC142522147 gene encoding putative receptor-like protein kinase At2g42960 isoform X1: MSTESLSTELSKKYGDLKLWVLICVCISAFIVLIIGILSIWVMFTKKSRKTSDKYSLSQIPNVSKEIKVDKVGNQYMNDHTESLFLTIDDKANDKKSEKMLVHLSRSKSSEGDNISQCSSIYHHERAFSSQSGEEGSSGNACKQSSFSYGLVMASPLVGLPETSHLGWGHWFTLRDLEIATSRFSADYIIGEGGYGIVYRGKLVNGSEVAVKRLLNNLGQAEKEFRVEVEAIGHVRHKNLVRLLGYCIEGVHRMLVYEYVNKGNLEQWLHGSMKQLGTFTWEARMKVLIGTAKALAYLHEAIEPKVVHRDIKSSNILIDDEFNAKVSDFGLAKLLGSGESHITTRVMGTFGYVAPEYANTGLLNEKSDVYSFGVLLLEAVTGRDPVDYGRPANEVNLVEWLKMMVGNRRAEEVVDPDLEVRPTTRSLKRALLVALRCVDPDSEKRPKMSQVVQMLETEEFPSLQDRRNRKTRTTSMEIESMKESSDSVEMEGKVCPSQSHSSETNN; this comes from the exons ATGTCAACCGAAAGTTTAAGCACCGAGTTATCAAAGAAATACGGGGATCTGAAACTATGGGTTTTGATTTGTGTGTGTATTAGTGCCTTTATAGTATTAATTATTGGAATATTATCTATATGGGTCATGTTTACCAAAAAATCTCGAAAGACCTCAGACAAATATTCACTCTCTCAAATCCCTAATGTCTCAAAAGAAATCAAAGTTGACAAAGTTGGGAATCAATATATGAACGATCACACCGAGAGTCTATTCTTGACCATTGATGACAAAGCAAATGATAAGAAATCGGAGAAGATGTTAGTTCATTTAAGTAGGAGTAAATCAAGTGAGGGTGATAATATCAGCCAATGCAGTTCAATATATCATCATGAAAGGGCCTTTAGTTCTCAGTCAGGAGAGGAAGGAAGTTCAGGGAATGCCTGCAAACAATCTTCTTTTTCTTACGGGCTTGTTATGGCATCTCCTTTAGTTGGCTTGCCCGAAACGTCTCATCTTGGATGGGGACACTGGTTCACTCTTAGGGACCTCGAAATTGCAACAAGTCGCTTCTCAGCTGATTATATTATTGGAGAAGGTGGATATGGGATCGTTTATCGAGGAAAATTGGTGAATGGGAGTGAGGTTGCGGTCAAGAGACTTCTTAACAATCT TGGTCAAGCGGAGAAAGAATTTAGGGTCGAAGTAGAGGCTATTGGCCATGTTCGACACAAGAATCTTGTGCGTCTTCTTGGCTATTGCATAGAAGGAGTTCACAG AATGTTGGTGTATGAGTATGTCAACAAAGGCAACTTGGAACAGTGGCTTCACGGATCTATGAAACAACTTGGTACTTTTACATGGGAAGCCCGCATGAAAGTTCTTATTGGCACAGCAAAAGC GCTGGCTTATTTGCATGAAGCTATTGAACCGAAAGTTGTTCATCGTGACATAAAATCTAGTAACATCTTGATTGATGATGAGTTCAACGCAAAGGTTTCTGATTTTGGATTGGCTAAGCTGTTGGGATCTGGAGAAAGCCATATAACAACAAGAGTTATGGGGACGTTTGG TTATGTCGCTCCCGAATATGCAAATACTGGCTTGTTGAATGAAAAGAGTGATGTTTATAGTTTTGGTGTTCTGCTACTAGAAGCTGTCACAGGAAGAGACCCGGTGGATTATGGGCGTCCAGCGAATGAG GTTAATCTTGTTGAGTGGCTCAAAATGATGGTTGGGAACCGGAGAGCTGAGGAAGTCGTGGATCCTGATCTTGAAGTCAGGCCCACAACCCGTTCCTTGAAACGTGCCCTTTTGGTTGCTCTTAGGTGTGTTGACCCTGATTCAGAGAAACGCCCCAAAATGAGTCAGGTGGTTCAAATGCTTGAAACTGAGGAA TTTCCTTCCTTGCAGGATCGAAGGAATAGGAAAACCAGAACAACAAGCATGGAAATCGAATCCATGAAGGAAAGTTCCGATTCTGTTGAGATGGAAGGCAAGGTTTGTCCATCACAGAGCCATTCGTCCGAGACAAACAATTGA